The genomic region CGCCGGTGAGGGCGCGGACCTCCAGCTCCGCGTACTTGTCCTCGTCGTGCTCCTTGGAGATGACGGTGCCGATCCACCCGCACAGGAAACCGAACGGGATCGAGAGGATGCCCGGGTTGGACAGCGGGAACCACTGCCAGTCGTGGTCCGGGAACATCGACGTCGCAGCCCCGGAGACCACCGGCGAGAAGAACACCAGCAGTACGGCCGAGAGCAGGCCGCCGTAGATCGCCCACACCGCGCCGGAGGTGTTGAACCGCCGCCAGAACAGGCTGTAGAGGATCGCCGGCAGGTTGCCCGACGCGGCGACCGCGAAGGCCAGCGCCACCAGGAACGCCACGTTGAGGTTCTGCGCGTAGATCGACAACAGGATGGAGATCGCGCCGATCACCAGGGCGGAGATCCGGGCGACCCGCACCTCCTGCCGCTCCGACGCCTCGCCCTTCTTCATGACGTTCGCGTAGAAGTCGTGCGCCAGGCTGGAGGAGGAGGCCAGTGTCAACCCGGCGACCACCGCCAGGATGGTGGCGAAGGCGACCGCCGCGATGATCGCCAGCAGGGCCGCCCCTCCTAGGTCGCCGCCGAAGAAGTCGATACCGAGCGCCTCGGCCAACTGCGGCGCGGCGGTGTTGCCGGCCTTGTCCTGCGCGGTGATCGCCTCGCTGCCCACCAGCGCCGCCGCACCGAAGCCGAGGGCCAGGGTGAGCAGGTAGAAGGTGCCGATGATGCCGATCGCCCAGAGCACGCTCTTTCGGGCCGCCCTCGCGGTCGGCACGGTGTAGAAGCGGATCAGGATGTGCGGCAGACCGGCGGTGCCGAGCACCAGGGCGATGCCGAGGGACAGCAGGTCGACCTTGTTGTAGAAGGTCTGTGTCGCGTTGCCGGCCACCTCGACGCCGTAGCGCAGCCCTGGTTCGAGGAACGCGCTGCCCTTGCCGGACGAGGCGGCGGCGTCGCCGAGCAGCGACGACAGGTTGAACTTGTACTTCGCCAGCACCAGCAGGGTCATCAGCAGCGCGCCGCCCATGAGCAGGAACGCCTTGACGATCTGCACGTAGGTGGTGCCCTTCATGCCGCCCACGGTGACGTAGATGATCATCAGGGCGCCGACCATGATGATGGTGGCGACCTTGGCGGTGGCGGCGTCCATGCCGAGGAACGTCGTGCCCGGCCGGATGCCCAGCAGCAGCGCGACAAGTGCGCCCGCTCCCACCATCTGCGCCAGCAGGTAGAAGATCGACACCGTGATCGTGGAGACCGCGGCCGCCGTACGCACCGGACGCTGACGCATCCGGAAGGCGAGCACGTCCGCCATCGTGTACCGGCCGGAGTTGCGCAGCAGTTCGGCGACGAGCAGCAGGGCCACGAGCCAGGCGACCAGGAAGCCGATCGAGTAGAGGAAGCCGTCGTAGCCGTACAGCGCGATGATGCCGGCGATTCCGAGGAACGAGGCGGCCGACATGTAGTCGCCGCCGATCGCCATGCCGTTCTGGAAGCCGGAGAACGACCGGCCACCCGCGTAGAAGTCGGTAGCCGTCTTGGTCTGCCGGCTGGCCCAGATCGTGATGGCCAGCGTGACCGCCACGAAGACCAGGAAGAGCGTGATCGTCAGGTTGCGGGCGGTGTGGTTTGTCGCCTCGGCAGCCAGGAACGTCTCAACCGCGTGGACCGTCTTCATGGGTCACCTCCCCGATCTCGGCGCGGATGCGGTCGGCGATGGGGTCGATCTTCCGGTCGGCGTACCGCGAGTACAGCCAGGCGATCAGGAACGTGGAGACGAACTGGAGCAGGCCGAAGACCAGTGCGACGTTGATGTTGCTGCCGAACAGCTTCGTGCCCATGAAGTCCCGGGCGTACGCGGAGAGGATGACGTAGAGCGCGTACCACAGGAAGAACGCGACGGTCATCGGGAAGACGAAGCCGCGCAACGCGCGCCGCAGCCCGGCGAACTCGTCCGACCGTTGTACGGCCAGATACTTGTCCGGCTGGGAAGCGGTCGGCGCGGGCGTGTCCGTGGACATCTGTGGATCACCACCTTCACAGGCGTCGGAGGAGTTTCGCGCACGGTAAAGAGCGCGCTCCCGGACGGGGAAGGGTGAGATCGACAGTGGTCGTCGAGTGCGCCGAGCGGTTGCCTGGCTGCGCCGAGTGACTCAGGTCACTCCGGTGACCGGTCGGTCCGGACCTCCACGGTTGATCATGAGGTTGGCGGCGACAAATCGGACGCCGGCCGCCGCCAACCTCATGATCAACGCGAGAAGCGGCGGGCGGCTGGCGGTGGGCGGGTGGCGGATCAGATGGACAGCTCGCGGTAGTGGCCGCGGTAGTGCAGGAGCGGAGGGGCGTCGTCAGTGACGTCGACGGACTCGATTGTGGCCTCGACAAGCAGGCCCCAGCCGTACTCCCGGGCGCTGTCGAGCCGGCAACCCGCCCACCCGCCGGCGTCCGCGGGCACCGGGCCGTACGGCGTCTCGGTCCAGGCGTCGAGGGCGAACAGCCCGCCGGGCGACGGGAACAGGCCGGCGAAGCGGTCCGCGAGCTGCCTGTGGCGCGGGCCTAGCGGGGCGACCGCGAACCGCCCAGCGTCCTCGACCGCCGCCCAGAGGTCCGACTCCGGGTCGATCAGGCCCAGCAGCCGGTCCGGCTCACCCTCGGCGACCACTGTCGACGACACGGTCAGCCCGGCCGGGCCGGGTGCGGTCCAGAGCGTCACCGGTGCGGCCAGCCGACCCCGCAGCCTGCGTACCGGCGAGCGTTGCGCGGACGGCGTCGCGAACGGATCGGTGGAATGGATTTCAGCGCCCGGCTCTGGATTCACGTGAAACATTGTGCCGCCTCGACACCGCTGACCGGCCCCCGACGACGATGGCGGGCCAGCCCTACAGTGCCCTCCGCCATCGAGCACCTGTCGCAGTTCGGGTGGGAACTGGTGAACGTGACATCAACGATCAATCAGCATCGGCTGGACGCCTTCATGCGCCTGCGCTGACAGGGAGCGCTCAGTCGTCACCGAGGGACCGGCGGGCGGCGGTCAGCACCTCCGGGTCGGCGCACCCGGCCGCGTACCCGGCGATGCGGCGGCGGATGTCGCGACCGAGCAGCCAGACGCCGATCCGATCGGCCACCGGGCGCAGGAACGCCGGCCGGCAGCGGAAGTTGTACCGCCAGGTGGCCACCGTCGTGCCGGGCTGCGGGCCGGGCTCGAAGCGCCAACCGCCTCCGAACCGCTCGAAGAACCACGGCCCCCGGACCATCTTCATGCCGACGTTCGTCGGCGGTGCGAAGGAGACGTACTCGCTGACCATCGCCAGACCGTGCCGGGACCGGGTGAAGGTGCGCACCCCCTTGCCGGGCCGGGTC from Micromonospora profundi harbors:
- a CDS encoding DUF485 domain-containing protein, translated to MSTDTPAPTASQPDKYLAVQRSDEFAGLRRALRGFVFPMTVAFFLWYALYVILSAYARDFMGTKLFGSNINVALVFGLLQFVSTFLIAWLYSRYADRKIDPIADRIRAEIGEVTHEDGPRG
- a CDS encoding solute symporter family protein, with amino-acid sequence MKTVHAVETFLAAEATNHTARNLTITLFLVFVAVTLAITIWASRQTKTATDFYAGGRSFSGFQNGMAIGGDYMSAASFLGIAGIIALYGYDGFLYSIGFLVAWLVALLLVAELLRNSGRYTMADVLAFRMRQRPVRTAAAVSTITVSIFYLLAQMVGAGALVALLLGIRPGTTFLGMDAATAKVATIIMVGALMIIYVTVGGMKGTTYVQIVKAFLLMGGALLMTLLVLAKYKFNLSSLLGDAAASSGKGSAFLEPGLRYGVEVAGNATQTFYNKVDLLSLGIALVLGTAGLPHILIRFYTVPTARAARKSVLWAIGIIGTFYLLTLALGFGAAALVGSEAITAQDKAGNTAAPQLAEALGIDFFGGDLGGAALLAIIAAVAFATILAVVAGLTLASSSSLAHDFYANVMKKGEASERQEVRVARISALVIGAISILLSIYAQNLNVAFLVALAFAVAASGNLPAILYSLFWRRFNTSGAVWAIYGGLLSAVLLVFFSPVVSGAATSMFPDHDWQWFPLSNPGILSIPFGFLCGWIGTVISKEHDEDKYAELEVRALTGAGAH
- a CDS encoding SRPBCC family protein; protein product: MPVVEAVVTVPVPPELAFAVSQTTAPVRYRWDPFVREQHFVDGATRPGKGVRTFTRSRHGLAMVSEYVSFAPPTNVGMKMVRGPWFFERFGGGWRFEPGPQPGTTVATWRYNFRCRPAFLRPVADRIGVWLLGRDIRRRIAGYAAGCADPEVLTAARRSLGDD